The Blastocatellia bacterium genome includes the window ACTGGCGGGGCAAGTAGTCGCCAATAACGGCGATTTGATTGATCTGAGTTTTCCGTTTGTATCGTTTCATTGGTTGTTAGCCACGTCGCGATGGGCCGCGTGAGTACTTGAAATACCACCACCCGCTTGTTTGCGAAGCGGCAATTATAGTGATGCGCGCGCGGGGTTATCAAGACAGACTCTGCTCAACCGACCCTCTGACTTGCTGACCGTTGAGTGCAACAGTACCATTGCGCCAGGAGGTGCAAGGACAATGCGAATCGCCATGCTGGCGCCCATTTCCTGGCGCGTTCCACCGCGCCATTATGGCCCGTGGGAGCGTGTCGTCCATCTGCTCACCGAAGGACTCGTTGATCGTGGCGTTGATGTCACACTGCTGGCCACGGCTGATTCCCAAACGCGAGCCAAACTGGTGGCCGTATGCCCCCGCCCATATTCCGAAGACCCGCATTTGGACGTCAAAGTGTGGGAGTCGTTGCACATTGCCGAGGCCTTCGAACGCGCTGCCGATTTTGATCTCATCCACAACCACTTTGATTTCCTGCCGCTGACCTACAGTGCTCTTGTGTCAACGCCACTGCTGACGACCATTCATGGATTTTCTTCGCCGCGGATTCTGCCTGTCTATCAGAAGTACAACGGCCGGGTATACTATGTCGCCATCAGCCAAGCAGACCGCCGGCCTGAGCTCGACTACATAGCTACCATCCACCACGGCATTCCCGTGCATGAATATCGGCTGAGCGAAGTGCCCGGTGAGTATCTGCTGTTTTTTGGGCGGATTCACCATGAAAAGGGCACGGTCGAAGCCATCGAGACGGCTCGTCGTTTCGGGATGAGATTGATCATCGCCGGCATCATCCAAGACCAGGCCTATTTCGATCAGCAGGTCGCGCCGCGCTTGCTCAAAGATCATGTCGAGTATATTGGCCCGGTGGGACCAGAGCAACACAATGCGTTGTTGGGCGGTGCCTACGCCTTGCTTCACCTGATCAACTTCGCTGAGCCGTTCGGTCTGAGCGTGATTGAGGCGATGGCCTGTGGCACGCCGGTAGTGGCCTGCGGTCGGGGCGCCTTGCCTGAGCTGGTGCAGCACGAGGTGACCGGCTTCTTAGTCAACAGTGTAGATGAAGCGGTGGAAGCGCTGAAACGAATTCCTATGATTGAACGCGCGGCCTGCCGGCGCGTCGTTGAACAAAGGTTCTCACAAGACCGGATGG containing:
- a CDS encoding glycosyltransferase family 4 protein codes for the protein MRIAMLAPISWRVPPRHYGPWERVVHLLTEGLVDRGVDVTLLATADSQTRAKLVAVCPRPYSEDPHLDVKVWESLHIAEAFERAADFDLIHNHFDFLPLTYSALVSTPLLTTIHGFSSPRILPVYQKYNGRVYYVAISQADRRPELDYIATIHHGIPVHEYRLSEVPGEYLLFFGRIHHEKGTVEAIETARRFGMRLIIAGIIQDQAYFDQQVAPRLLKDHVEYIGPVGPEQHNALLGGAYALLHLINFAEPFGLSVIEAMACGTPVVACGRGALPELVQHEVTGFLVNSVDEAVEALKRIPMIERAACRRVVEQRFSQDRMVSDYLRVYEQILARERHRARPRTRVVCEPPVDQSNPSDDD